In Anas acuta chromosome 5, bAnaAcu1.1, whole genome shotgun sequence, a single window of DNA contains:
- the CDKL1 gene encoding cyclin-dependent kinase-like 1 isoform X2, producing the protein MRRNPGEDGQLKHPNLVNLLEVFRRKRKLHLVFEYCDHTVLHELDKHPWGVPEHLVKSITWQTLQALNFCHKHNCIHRDVKPENILITKHSVIKLCDFGFARILTGPSDYYTDYVATRWYRSPELLVGDTQYGPPVDVWAIGCVFAELLAGVPLWPGKSDVDQLYLIRKTLGDLIPRHQQVFSTNQFFSGVRIPDPESMEPLEMKFPSISHPALALMKGCLHMDPAERQTCEQLLQHPYFDSIREAGDPGKEHEKTARKTAKLTRKHVPGLQCLPQLTSSNVLPALDSKKYFSKTRKSNYHFPNI; encoded by the exons ATGAGGAGAAATCCAGGAGAGGATGGG CAACTGAAACACCCCAACCTGGTGAACCTGCTGGAAGTcttcaggaggaagaggaagctgcATCTGGTCTTCGAATACTGCGACCACACGGTGCTCCACGAGCTGGACAAGCACCCCTGGGG GGTGCCAGAGCATCTAGTCAAGAGTATAACCTGGCAGACTCTCCAAGCTCTGAACTTTTGCCATAAACACAAC tGCATCCACCGAGACGTAAAGCCAGAAAACATCCTGATAACAAAACACTCGGTCATCAAGCTCTGTGACTTTGGATTTGCTCGCATACTGA CTGGGCCCAGCGATTACTACACGGACTATGTGGCCACCAGGTGGTACCGCTCCCCGGAGCTGCTGGTGGGCGACACGCAGTACGGGCCTCCCGTCGACGTCTGGGCCATCGGCTGCGTCTTCgcggagctgctggctggggtcCCCCTGTGGCCTGGCAAGTCTGATGTGGACCAGCTGTACCTCATCCGAAAAACCCTAG GGGATCTTATTCCCAGACACCAGCAAGTGTTCAgcaccaaccagttcttcagCGGGGTGAGAATTCCGGACCCAGAGAGCATG gaGCCACTGGAAATGAAGTTCCCCAGTATTTCACACCCTGCTTTAGCTCTCATGAAG GGCTGCCTTCATATGGACCCTGCAGAGAGGCAGACAtgtgagcagctgctgcagcatccctATTTTGACAGCATTAGGGAGGCAGGAGATCCGGggaaagaacatgaaaaaacagcTCGGAAAACAGCCAAGTTGACACGGAAGCATGTGCCAGGG TTGCAGTGCCTGCCTCAGTTAACCAGCAGTAACGTTCTGCCAGCTCTGGACAGCAAGAAGTACTTCAGCAAAACAAGGAAATCAAACTACCATTTCCCTAACATCTAA
- the DMAC2L gene encoding ATP synthase subunit s, mitochondrial — MLVGRAVPPARSLGKVLDAGASRHFWGWLNAVFNKVDYERIQAVGPDRAASEWLLRCGALVRYQGSEKWQQDYNGLPTGPLGKYKIEAINATESCIMYRGFDYLDGLEHVSEIKLQKCIYIQDECLKRLSETKNLQKSLLQLKIISCGNVTDKGIIALHKLTNLEYLYLSDLPGIKQKETTAHVLQQALPNLELELDLE, encoded by the exons ATGCTGgtgggcagagccgtgccgcCAGCACGCAGCCTGGGCAAGGTGCTGGATGCGGGTGCGAGCAGACACTTCTGGGGGTGGCTGAACGCCGTGTTCAACAA AGTGGACTATGAACGCATCCAAGCAGTTGGACCAGACAGGGCAGCTTCAGAGTGGCTGCTGCGGTGCGGTGCCCTGGTGCGCTATCAAGGCTCTGAGAAATGGCAGCAGGACTACAACGGTCTCCCCACTGGGCCCTTGGGGAAATACAAGATAGAAGCAATTAATGCCACCGAGTCTTGCATCATGTACAGAGGATTTGACTATTTGG atgGTCTTGAACATGTTTCAGAAATCAAGCTGCAGAAGTGTATTTACATACAAGACGAGTGTCTGAAGAGGCTCAGTGAGACTAAGAATCTACAGAAGAGTCTCCTGCAGCTGAAGATAATTTCCTGTGGGAATGTCACAGATAAAGGCATCATTGCACTTCACAAGCTGAC GAACCTTGAATATTTGTATCTGAGTGACCTTCctggaataaaacagaaagaaactaCTGCTCATGTCCTTCAGCAGGCACTGCCAAACTTAGAGCTGGAGCTGGATTTAGAATAA
- the CDKL1 gene encoding cyclin-dependent kinase-like 1 isoform X1, producing MERYEKLGKVGEGSYGVVFKCRNKDTGQVVAIKKFLESEEDPVIRKIALREVRMLKQLKHPNLVNLLEVFRRKRKLHLVFEYCDHTVLHELDKHPWGVPEHLVKSITWQTLQALNFCHKHNCIHRDVKPENILITKHSVIKLCDFGFARILTGPSDYYTDYVATRWYRSPELLVGDTQYGPPVDVWAIGCVFAELLAGVPLWPGKSDVDQLYLIRKTLGDLIPRHQQVFSTNQFFSGVRIPDPESMEPLEMKFPSISHPALALMKGCLHMDPAERQTCEQLLQHPYFDSIREAGDPGKEHEKTARKTAKLTRKHVPGLQCLPQLTSSNVLPALDSKKYFSKTRKSNYHFPNI from the exons ATGGAGCGCTACGAGAAGCTGGGCAAGGTCGGGGAGGGCTCCTACGGCGTCGTCTTCAAGTGCCGCAACAAGGACACGGGGCAGGTGGTGGCCATCAAGAAGTTCCTGGAGTCCGAGGAGGACCCGGTGATCAGGAAGATCGCCCTGCGGGAGGTCCGCATGCTGAAG CAACTGAAACACCCCAACCTGGTGAACCTGCTGGAAGTcttcaggaggaagaggaagctgcATCTGGTCTTCGAATACTGCGACCACACGGTGCTCCACGAGCTGGACAAGCACCCCTGGGG GGTGCCAGAGCATCTAGTCAAGAGTATAACCTGGCAGACTCTCCAAGCTCTGAACTTTTGCCATAAACACAAC tGCATCCACCGAGACGTAAAGCCAGAAAACATCCTGATAACAAAACACTCGGTCATCAAGCTCTGTGACTTTGGATTTGCTCGCATACTGA CTGGGCCCAGCGATTACTACACGGACTATGTGGCCACCAGGTGGTACCGCTCCCCGGAGCTGCTGGTGGGCGACACGCAGTACGGGCCTCCCGTCGACGTCTGGGCCATCGGCTGCGTCTTCgcggagctgctggctggggtcCCCCTGTGGCCTGGCAAGTCTGATGTGGACCAGCTGTACCTCATCCGAAAAACCCTAG GGGATCTTATTCCCAGACACCAGCAAGTGTTCAgcaccaaccagttcttcagCGGGGTGAGAATTCCGGACCCAGAGAGCATG gaGCCACTGGAAATGAAGTTCCCCAGTATTTCACACCCTGCTTTAGCTCTCATGAAG GGCTGCCTTCATATGGACCCTGCAGAGAGGCAGACAtgtgagcagctgctgcagcatccctATTTTGACAGCATTAGGGAGGCAGGAGATCCGGggaaagaacatgaaaaaacagcTCGGAAAACAGCCAAGTTGACACGGAAGCATGTGCCAGGG TTGCAGTGCCTGCCTCAGTTAACCAGCAGTAACGTTCTGCCAGCTCTGGACAGCAAGAAGTACTTCAGCAAAACAAGGAAATCAAACTACCATTTCCCTAACATCTAA